A window of Zavarzinella sp. contains these coding sequences:
- the rpsO gene encoding 30S ribosomal protein S15, giving the protein MSITKERKTEVIAQYKRAENDSGSPEVQVAILTSRITQLTDHLRLHKKDFASRRGLLKMVSRRNDLLKYLQKKDRERYLALIQSLGLRK; this is encoded by the coding sequence ATGTCGATCACGAAGGAACGGAAAACGGAAGTCATTGCACAATACAAGCGCGCCGAGAATGATAGCGGCTCGCCAGAAGTACAGGTTGCAATATTGACGTCGCGGATCACCCAGTTGACGGACCACCTTCGTTTACACAAGAAAGATTTCGCATCTCGGCGTGGATTGCTGAAGATGGTGAGCAGACGTAACGACTTACTGAAGTATCTGCAGAAGAAAGACCGCGAGCGTTATCTCGCACTGATTCAGTCGTTAGGCCTGCGGAAGTAA
- a CDS encoding C39 family peptidase, whose amino-acid sequence MNGQKKQFNLNVEQLETREVPAFLANLDISTGVLTMNGTAGNDTAQIVQQNGVLFLNGASQTSISKGSTILGYTGTVISSQMVNRIEVYGKAGDDVISLNNVPGSTANKNIALHAWGGKGNDTITGSTGDDFLYGDDRAVAITETMYASNEFTLVEPYNWLERATLLPDGNDIIIGGGGNDYLSGQGGSDQLRGESGNDTLDGGNGNDTLRGGTGDDRLFGEGDNDFLYGDSGNDQLYGGSGVDRLYAGDDHDKLYGGDQNDYLYGEGGNDELSGGSGDDLLNGGLGKDRLSGDAGDDQMYFFVDGIWGAHFDTMRSGKNRSDDIFDGGTGNDRLWLTSGNDALVFEDFSYANNDVPWHRLNRIEQIFALSGDDYINLSSLAVASYNMGVAEIVIDGGFGNDYLKGNAGLTNHLNGNYGDDTLVAITRTDTIDGFYGTDTATVFAGQPGIGIEKLTITVPGGSPQNDSWSCGPNSIARLLRAYGINATYEEVRSFTRYDGNLISWLKLGTPTSQMLDTMRHWKPDSRIETESNTNRIVDLIQQGKPVILLVSMGKIGIPFGNVGAMHYVVVNGYDATTDTFTITDTDGVRKFLTRSELDYRWKWVDDFTGSGEIAQGAFSALGFSKRTLFY is encoded by the coding sequence ATGAACGGTCAGAAAAAACAATTCAATCTGAATGTGGAACAACTGGAAACTCGAGAAGTACCTGCATTTCTGGCAAACCTGGATATTTCAACTGGTGTCTTAACAATGAATGGCACCGCTGGAAATGATACCGCACAGATCGTCCAACAGAATGGAGTGTTGTTCCTCAATGGTGCCAGCCAAACCAGTATTTCCAAAGGTAGTACGATCTTGGGATATACAGGCACTGTCATTTCTTCCCAAATGGTGAACCGGATTGAAGTCTACGGGAAAGCGGGAGATGATGTGATTTCTCTCAATAATGTCCCCGGTTCCACAGCAAACAAAAATATCGCCCTGCACGCCTGGGGTGGGAAAGGCAACGACACAATTACCGGTAGCACCGGAGATGATTTTCTGTATGGAGATGATCGTGCAGTTGCAATCACAGAAACGATGTATGCTTCCAACGAATTTACCTTGGTGGAGCCATATAACTGGCTGGAACGAGCAACGCTTCTGCCCGATGGCAATGATATTATCATCGGTGGTGGCGGCAACGATTATCTGAGTGGGCAAGGTGGTTCCGACCAACTACGTGGAGAAAGCGGTAACGATACATTGGATGGCGGAAATGGAAATGACACACTGAGAGGTGGCACTGGCGATGATCGCTTGTTTGGCGAGGGGGATAATGATTTTCTATATGGAGATTCTGGTAACGATCAACTCTACGGTGGATCGGGAGTAGACCGCCTTTACGCTGGGGATGATCATGACAAACTGTATGGTGGGGATCAGAATGATTACTTATACGGTGAAGGTGGCAATGATGAATTATCAGGGGGCAGTGGCGACGATTTGTTGAACGGAGGATTGGGAAAGGATCGGCTTTCTGGTGATGCTGGCGATGATCAGATGTACTTTTTTGTTGATGGAATCTGGGGGGCCCACTTCGATACGATGCGAAGCGGAAAAAACCGATCCGATGATATCTTCGATGGCGGCACTGGAAACGATAGACTCTGGCTGACATCTGGCAACGATGCTCTTGTATTTGAAGATTTTAGTTATGCAAACAACGATGTCCCCTGGCACCGCCTTAATAGAATCGAGCAGATATTTGCACTCAGTGGCGATGATTACATCAATCTGAGTTCACTTGCTGTTGCCAGTTACAATATGGGTGTTGCAGAAATCGTGATCGATGGAGGGTTTGGTAACGACTATTTGAAAGGAAATGCAGGTCTAACCAACCATCTGAACGGTAATTATGGTGATGATACACTTGTGGCAATCACGCGCACTGATACGATCGATGGTTTTTATGGAACAGATACTGCAACTGTTTTTGCTGGTCAACCGGGTATTGGTATCGAAAAACTAACCATCACGGTACCAGGTGGCTCTCCACAGAATGACAGTTGGAGTTGCGGCCCGAATTCGATCGCACGGCTACTGCGGGCATACGGGATAAACGCTACATACGAAGAAGTACGATCATTCACCCGATACGATGGAAACCTGATTTCCTGGCTGAAACTTGGCACTCCGACGAGTCAGATGCTCGATACAATGAGGCACTGGAAACCAGATTCCCGAATTGAAACAGAATCGAATACAAACCGGATTGTGGACTTAATTCAGCAGGGCAAACCAGTAATTCTGCTGGTTTCGATGGGCAAAATTGGGATTCCATTTGGCAACGTTGGTGCAATGCACTATGTGGTGGTCAATGGTTATGATGCTACCACCGATACCTTTACGATCACTGATACAGATGGTGTTCGAAAATTTTTGACCCGTTCGGAACTGGATTACCGCTGGAAGTGGGTCGATGATTTTACGGGCAGTGGGGAAATTGCCCAAGGTGCGTTCTCCGCACTGGGATTCAGCAAACGGACGCTATTTTACTAA
- a CDS encoding porin yields the protein MYTISRLVLCAMLAWSISVQAQSTLLPVQVDPVEPKAPVFPPTSGGNNPFPVLERPPVTPMPIEVTPQPGAIKPIPEQPIVPVLPPVSPKTGDSGKQEMPKESVILPPPTEPKVELPKSPEKSKASEWYDKLKIRGYTQVRSSFPFLTDVTSAQPFHDGDASIGENQNFLIRRARLIFYGDLSEHISFYFQPDFAATVPGSLDSNEYAQLRDLYADVYLTQDKVHRFRVGQSKVPYGWENLQSSSNRLAFDRNDAFNSATKNERDIGVFYYWTPEYAQEIFKFVSSGLKGSGNYGVFGIGIYNGQGGALQEQNDNLHIVTRLQIPYRFDNGQIVEAGIQAYTGKYTVLSSSIRALGVGPSIRPEGTLERSNRAGLRDERVGGTFIVYPQPLGFQAEWNVGRGPALSDDQRRVEVRSLTGGYLQTMYMFDVEDCGTWTPFVRWSYFQGGYKSARNAPYSRIDEWDLGVEWQYSKWLEFTTMYTITDRTNTRAIDTPGVVPYGQYQGHILRFQLQFNY from the coding sequence ATGTACACGATTTCTCGACTTGTCTTGTGTGCGATGCTTGCTTGGAGCATTTCTGTACAGGCGCAAAGTACATTGTTACCTGTTCAGGTAGATCCTGTTGAGCCAAAGGCCCCTGTTTTTCCACCCACAAGCGGTGGAAATAATCCTTTTCCGGTTCTGGAACGGCCACCTGTCACTCCGATGCCGATTGAGGTAACTCCTCAACCAGGTGCGATCAAGCCAATTCCTGAGCAACCAATCGTACCTGTGTTGCCACCGGTATCACCAAAAACGGGTGATTCAGGAAAACAGGAAATGCCCAAAGAATCTGTGATTCTGCCTCCTCCCACGGAGCCCAAAGTTGAATTGCCAAAATCTCCAGAAAAATCAAAAGCTTCAGAATGGTATGACAAGCTGAAAATTCGGGGATATACCCAGGTTCGCAGTAGTTTCCCGTTTCTCACTGATGTTACCTCTGCTCAACCATTTCACGATGGGGATGCCTCCATAGGCGAAAATCAGAATTTTCTCATCAGGCGTGCACGATTAATTTTTTATGGTGATTTGTCAGAACATATATCCTTCTATTTTCAGCCCGATTTTGCTGCAACTGTACCGGGTTCGTTGGATTCAAACGAATATGCTCAGCTACGGGACTTATACGCTGATGTATACTTAACACAGGATAAAGTTCATCGTTTCCGTGTGGGCCAATCCAAAGTGCCATATGGGTGGGAAAACCTGCAATCGAGTTCTAACCGATTGGCATTTGATCGAAACGATGCCTTCAATTCTGCAACTAAGAATGAACGTGATATTGGCGTTTTCTATTACTGGACTCCGGAATATGCACAGGAAATCTTCAAATTTGTATCTTCTGGTTTAAAAGGTTCGGGAAACTATGGTGTCTTCGGAATTGGGATCTACAACGGGCAGGGTGGGGCACTCCAGGAACAGAACGATAATCTGCATATCGTCACCCGACTGCAGATCCCCTACCGATTTGATAACGGCCAGATTGTTGAAGCCGGGATTCAAGCCTATACCGGCAAATACACCGTGCTTTCTTCATCCATCCGAGCATTAGGTGTGGGGCCTTCGATTCGTCCCGAAGGTACGTTGGAACGTTCGAACCGTGCAGGACTGAGAGATGAACGCGTCGGTGGTACTTTCATCGTTTATCCTCAACCACTCGGCTTTCAGGCTGAATGGAACGTGGGTCGCGGCCCCGCCTTAAGTGACGATCAGCGACGGGTGGAAGTGCGATCGCTGACCGGTGGCTATCTCCAAACCATGTACATGTTCGACGTAGAAGATTGCGGTACATGGACACCATTTGTGCGATGGTCTTACTTCCAGGGCGGGTACAAGTCCGCACGTAATGCGCCGTATTCTCGAATTGATGAATGGGATCTCGGTGTGGAATGGCAATATTCGAAATGGCTGGAATTCACCACAATGTACACAATTACCGACCGCACCAATACCAGAGCGATCGATACACCAGGAGTGGTGCCCTATGGTCAGTATCAGGGCCACATTCTACGCTTCCAGTTACAGTTCAATTATTAA
- a CDS encoding serine/threonine-protein kinase, with product MHPILEDSTDHAPKLAKSSHVPVRHAPPIVPHLQQVKNYDVLTTIGRGGMGVVYKARDRRTTQLGALKMIIAGRFASPASQLRFCREADALAKLDDANIVRLLETGEDNGTLFLALEYVEGTNLMELVQGNPQPPVGVARLVEVLARAISIAHNAGILHRDLKPTNIIVKNPKVPPANLEEIYRIASGLHAGPYTPYGVPKIIDFGLAKSGDEQSLTADGSAIGTPMYMSPEQFNIRADRPIGPTSDIYSLGVIMYELLTGRPPFLGNDMQMMLKLKLTHQPVPPSRLMPGISPDLDRICMICLARDPADRFQSGVELADALHQFLEGFDLRPKPPGQLQQIKNWFKNNWLLASMSAALGLTTAMLVMQRFMR from the coding sequence TTGCACCCGATACTTGAAGACTCGACCGACCACGCACCAAAGCTTGCTAAGTCAAGCCATGTACCGGTGCGTCATGCACCCCCCATTGTTCCTCACCTGCAACAGGTGAAAAACTACGATGTGCTGACCACCATCGGACGTGGGGGCATGGGTGTCGTCTACAAAGCGCGGGATCGCCGCACCACACAGTTAGGGGCACTGAAAATGATCATTGCTGGTCGCTTTGCCAGCCCTGCCAGCCAACTTCGCTTCTGTCGGGAAGCGGACGCACTCGCCAAACTGGATGATGCCAACATTGTTCGCCTGCTGGAAACCGGCGAAGACAATGGGACACTCTTTTTAGCATTAGAATATGTGGAAGGCACCAATCTGATGGAACTGGTGCAGGGAAATCCCCAGCCACCAGTGGGGGTTGCCCGTCTGGTTGAAGTGCTGGCGCGGGCGATTTCAATTGCCCACAATGCCGGAATTTTGCACCGCGATTTAAAGCCCACCAACATTATTGTGAAAAATCCGAAGGTGCCGCCAGCGAATCTGGAAGAGATCTATCGCATCGCTTCCGGCTTGCATGCGGGGCCATATACACCATATGGCGTGCCGAAAATCATCGATTTCGGGCTGGCAAAATCGGGCGATGAGCAATCACTGACAGCTGATGGCTCTGCCATTGGCACGCCAATGTACATGTCGCCAGAGCAGTTTAACATCCGTGCGGATCGGCCAATTGGCCCCACATCCGATATTTATTCGCTGGGTGTGATCATGTACGAGTTGCTGACAGGCAGGCCACCCTTCCTGGGCAACGACATGCAAATGATGCTGAAATTGAAGTTGACCCACCAGCCGGTGCCTCCATCCCGCCTGATGCCAGGGATTTCGCCAGATCTGGATCGCATTTGCATGATCTGTCTGGCACGCGACCCTGCAGACCGTTTTCAGAGTGGGGTAGAACTGGCAGATGCGCTGCACCAGTTTCTGGAAGGATTTGATTTGCGTCCGAAACCACCCGGGCAGTTGCAGCAAATAAAAAACTGGTTCAAAAACAACTGGTTGCTGGCAAGCATGTCTGCAGCACTGGGCTTGACCACCGCAATGCTGGTCATGCAGCGGTTCATGCGGTGA
- the pnp gene encoding polyribonucleotide nucleotidyltransferase yields MAVTQVQRQIGSGILSLETGKLAKQASGAVVVRYGDTMSLVTSVEGKVREGIDFFPLSVEYRERLSSAGRFPGGFIKREGRPSIKDTLTSRLIDRPIRPMFPPDYFNEVQIIASTLAADTQNDPDVLSMIGASASLHISHIPFLKPTGAVRVGRIQGELVLMPTHDQLEVSDLDMIVAGTRDVISMIEGFGRELPEEEMVAAIMFAHKAIVEIIDLIEELRDKAGLGKKAKPAAPAKNPLTDIFIKKHATELKKRKLNKVKLDRYAKVDEFKTTLKEKYLPAEGAEYTPAQFSAAWTALEEKVFRDLALGGQRLDDREPAQIRPVSCEAGILPCVHGSSLFQRGETQALVTVTLGTVQDEQKVEGLEGEYSKKFMLDYNFPPFSVGEVKPIRGPGRREIGHGMLAERSMKAVLPPNNIFPYTVRIVSDILESNGSSSMATVCGSTLALMDSGVPIKRPVAGISIGLVKEPKKFVLLTDIQGDEDHYGDMDFKVAGTQRGITGIQLDLKIEGITEEILRATLEQARIGRIELLRTMLSVLRRPRTEISRNAPRLLQVRISPEKIGLLIGPGGKTIKGIQEATGAKLDIDDDGTVYIAHMDADGAEAAKSKVEALCEEIQVGKVYTGKVVSIRDFGAFVEIAPGKDGLLHISDIDHFRVKKVEDILKVGDSVQVKAISIDDQNRVKLSRKALITPQN; encoded by the coding sequence TTGGCCGTTACTCAGGTTCAGCGTCAAATCGGTTCGGGAATTCTTTCACTTGAAACAGGAAAATTAGCCAAGCAGGCATCCGGTGCGGTGGTGGTTCGCTATGGCGATACCATGTCGCTGGTTACTTCTGTTGAAGGCAAGGTTCGCGAAGGGATTGATTTCTTCCCACTGTCCGTGGAGTATCGCGAACGCCTCTCATCCGCAGGTCGATTCCCAGGCGGTTTCATTAAGAGGGAAGGCCGGCCGAGTATCAAGGATACCCTCACCTCTCGTCTGATTGATCGTCCGATCCGTCCGATGTTTCCGCCGGATTATTTCAACGAAGTGCAGATCATTGCCAGCACTCTGGCAGCAGACACTCAGAACGATCCAGATGTGTTGTCGATGATCGGTGCCAGCGCTTCGCTGCACATCTCGCACATCCCCTTTTTGAAGCCCACCGGAGCTGTCCGGGTGGGTCGAATTCAGGGCGAACTGGTGCTGATGCCCACCCACGATCAACTGGAAGTCAGCGATCTGGATATGATTGTTGCTGGCACCCGCGACGTGATATCGATGATTGAAGGGTTCGGACGCGAATTGCCGGAAGAAGAGATGGTTGCGGCGATCATGTTTGCCCACAAAGCGATCGTCGAAATCATCGACCTGATCGAAGAACTGCGAGACAAAGCAGGATTGGGCAAAAAGGCAAAGCCAGCCGCACCTGCGAAAAACCCACTGACCGACATCTTCATTAAAAAACATGCTACCGAGTTGAAGAAACGCAAGCTCAACAAGGTGAAACTCGATCGCTATGCCAAGGTAGATGAGTTCAAAACAACACTGAAAGAAAAGTATCTGCCAGCTGAAGGGGCAGAATATACCCCCGCACAGTTCTCCGCAGCCTGGACCGCACTGGAAGAGAAAGTATTCCGCGACCTGGCACTGGGTGGGCAGCGGCTGGATGATCGTGAACCTGCACAAATTCGTCCCGTTTCGTGTGAAGCGGGCATCCTGCCTTGCGTGCACGGTTCTTCGCTGTTCCAGCGTGGGGAAACTCAGGCACTGGTAACAGTGACGTTAGGTACCGTGCAGGATGAGCAGAAAGTAGAAGGCCTGGAAGGGGAATACAGCAAGAAATTCATGCTGGATTATAACTTCCCACCATTCAGTGTTGGGGAAGTGAAACCGATTCGCGGCCCAGGCCGTCGTGAAATTGGCCACGGGATGCTGGCAGAGCGTTCGATGAAAGCAGTTCTGCCACCGAACAACATTTTCCCATACACCGTGCGGATTGTTTCCGACATTCTGGAATCGAATGGTTCATCGTCGATGGCCACCGTTTGTGGCAGCACACTGGCATTAATGGATTCCGGCGTGCCAATCAAACGGCCTGTTGCAGGTATTTCGATTGGTCTGGTCAAGGAACCAAAAAAATTCGTTCTTCTGACTGATATTCAGGGCGATGAAGACCATTATGGTGACATGGACTTCAAAGTTGCTGGTACCCAGCGTGGGATTACCGGTATCCAGCTCGACCTGAAGATTGAAGGGATTACCGAAGAAATTCTGCGTGCCACTCTCGAACAGGCTCGGATTGGCCGGATTGAATTGTTGCGTACGATGTTGAGCGTTCTGCGTCGACCACGTACCGAGATCAGCCGAAATGCCCCACGGTTACTGCAGGTGCGGATCAGCCCAGAGAAAATTGGCCTGCTGATTGGCCCAGGTGGGAAGACGATTAAAGGGATTCAGGAAGCAACTGGTGCCAAACTGGATATCGACGATGATGGTACCGTCTATATTGCCCACATGGATGCCGATGGTGCCGAAGCCGCCAAATCCAAAGTCGAAGCACTGTGCGAAGAAATTCAGGTGGGGAAGGTTTACACTGGCAAAGTGGTTTCGATTCGCGATTTCGGTGCCTTCGTGGAAATTGCCCCAGGCAAAGATGGGCTGTTACATATAAGCGATATTGACCATTTCCGTGTGAAAAAGGTCGAAGATATCCTGAAGGTGGGCGATTCTGTTCAGGTCAAAGCAATTTCCATCGACGATCAGAACCGAGTGAAACTGTCCCGTAAAGCCCTGATCACGCCACAGAATTAG
- a CDS encoding DUF1501 domain-containing protein, protein MLTLQTNSRHTNCEGTSRRDFIRIGALGMGALTLPDLLRARAASTVAGSSSKNTSVIWVWLSGGPTHVETFDPKMDAPVEYRSMTGSVKTKIPGLELGGSFSQMAEIAEKFAFVRSFAHKNSSHGGGTHWVMTGYNSASAGNGGSSTRPGLGSIAARHRGISAPTGLPTYVRLNNIGFDGPAWLGKTYAPFDVSGNARKNMVLQVQNELLDDRKDLLKGFDTISREIDKSGMMNGLDSFETQAIDLIAGKAKEVFDIKNEDAKTLARYGKGLGEQLLMARRLVEAGTGFVTVNYGGWDMHGKLENGLKTRGVALDNAVSALVSDLAQRGMQDNVLVVVTGEFGRTPRINKNAGRDHWAPLSTLALAGGGLKMGQAVGESTAKAEVPKSKPITPQDLMATVFHVLGIPQDQHFTDQSGRPIPMISEGKPISELV, encoded by the coding sequence ATGTTGACACTCCAGACAAATAGTCGCCATACCAACTGCGAAGGAACCAGTCGTCGCGATTTTATCCGCATTGGTGCCCTCGGCATGGGTGCATTAACCCTGCCAGACCTGTTGCGGGCTCGTGCCGCTTCAACCGTTGCTGGCAGTTCCAGCAAAAATACATCCGTGATCTGGGTGTGGCTGAGTGGTGGACCCACCCACGTGGAAACGTTCGATCCGAAAATGGACGCACCCGTGGAATATCGCAGCATGACCGGTTCCGTGAAAACGAAAATCCCCGGTCTGGAACTGGGTGGTTCGTTCTCGCAGATGGCGGAAATAGCAGAAAAGTTCGCTTTTGTGCGTTCGTTCGCCCATAAAAACTCCAGCCATGGTGGTGGCACCCACTGGGTGATGACAGGTTACAATTCGGCATCGGCAGGGAATGGTGGCAGCAGCACTCGCCCCGGCCTGGGTTCAATTGCGGCCCGGCATCGCGGTATCAGTGCCCCAACTGGCCTGCCCACCTACGTGCGACTGAACAATATCGGCTTCGACGGCCCCGCCTGGCTGGGCAAAACCTACGCACCGTTTGATGTTTCCGGCAACGCACGCAAAAATATGGTGCTACAGGTTCAGAATGAACTGTTGGATGATCGCAAAGACCTGCTGAAAGGGTTTGATACGATCAGCCGCGAGATTGACAAATCGGGCATGATGAATGGTCTGGACAGCTTTGAAACCCAGGCGATTGATTTGATTGCGGGCAAAGCGAAAGAAGTCTTTGATATCAAAAATGAAGATGCAAAGACACTGGCCCGTTATGGGAAAGGGCTTGGCGAGCAGTTGTTAATGGCTCGTCGGCTGGTGGAAGCAGGTACTGGTTTCGTCACCGTGAACTACGGTGGCTGGGACATGCACGGCAAGCTGGAAAACGGCCTCAAAACGCGGGGCGTCGCACTTGATAACGCCGTCAGTGCCCTGGTAAGTGATCTCGCCCAACGTGGCATGCAGGATAATGTTCTGGTGGTTGTTACCGGTGAATTCGGCCGCACCCCACGGATCAATAAAAATGCCGGTCGCGATCACTGGGCCCCACTTTCCACTTTGGCACTTGCCGGTGGGGGGTTAAAAATGGGCCAGGCCGTGGGTGAATCGACTGCGAAAGCAGAAGTACCAAAATCGAAACCGATCACCCCACAGGATCTGATGGCGACCGTGTTCCATGTGCTGGGCATTCCGCAGGATCAGCACTTTACCGATCAGTCGGGTCGACCTATTCCAATGATCAGTGAAGGAAAACCAATCAGCGAATTAGTTTAG
- a CDS encoding endonuclease V, whose protein sequence is MIACFDVQYFPDFARGAALLFHDWHDMEPHSSVVVEVEQYGEYEPGKFYQRELQPLLALLPQIPAEVSYFLIDAYCFLDAEGRPGLGSYLHSFLPEGAVTIGIAKNRYQKTIHAAEVIRGGSKRPLFVTSIGIDYLTAGKLIQQMAGEFRIPKMLKAVDHLARFGQLQ, encoded by the coding sequence ATGATTGCTTGTTTCGATGTGCAGTATTTCCCCGATTTTGCCCGCGGGGCGGCCTTGCTGTTCCATGATTGGCATGACATGGAACCCCACAGTAGCGTTGTGGTAGAAGTCGAGCAGTACGGCGAGTATGAACCAGGCAAATTCTATCAGCGGGAACTTCAGCCACTTCTGGCATTACTGCCGCAGATTCCAGCTGAAGTCAGCTACTTTCTGATCGATGCCTATTGTTTTCTGGATGCTGAAGGCCGACCTGGTCTGGGCAGCTACCTGCACAGTTTCCTGCCTGAAGGTGCAGTGACGATCGGAATTGCCAAAAATCGCTACCAGAAAACCATCCACGCAGCAGAAGTGATCCGTGGGGGCAGCAAACGGCCGTTGTTTGTCACCAGCATTGGAATTGATTATCTGACCGCAGGGAAGTTGATCCAACAGATGGCTGGCGAGTTTCGCATTCCCAAAATGCTGAAGGCAGTCGATCATCTCGCAAGATTTGGTCAGTTGCAATGA
- a CDS encoding fumarylacetoacetate hydrolase family protein, with amino-acid sequence MAITRLCKFRTADSAPQFGFLKADGICTVATELAESFLLGTLSGAEFSPYADAPVSVPLSAAQMLAPIVDQEVWAAGVTYKRSKIAREEESVGAAQFYDKVYTAPRPELFMKAPAWRVVDPGQPVRIRKDATWNVPEPELALVISPQGKLLGFTLGNDMSSRDIEGENPLYLPQAKVYDGSCAIGPTIALVEGFPELASVSIELTIQRGGESVFTGSTTLDMLVRTPEELIGWLYKELSFPRGAILLTGTGIVPPDQFTLQANDHVSIHLAEIGTLSNVVA; translated from the coding sequence ATGGCTATTACACGACTGTGCAAGTTTCGCACAGCGGATTCTGCCCCACAATTTGGTTTCCTGAAGGCGGATGGCATTTGCACGGTGGCCACAGAACTTGCGGAAAGTTTTCTGCTGGGCACCTTAAGTGGTGCGGAATTTTCACCCTATGCAGATGCACCTGTTAGTGTGCCACTTTCCGCAGCACAAATGCTGGCACCGATCGTTGATCAGGAAGTTTGGGCAGCAGGGGTCACCTACAAACGCAGCAAAATCGCCCGCGAAGAAGAATCGGTCGGTGCGGCTCAGTTCTACGACAAAGTGTATACTGCACCACGCCCCGAATTGTTTATGAAGGCACCCGCGTGGCGTGTGGTCGATCCTGGCCAACCAGTGCGTATCCGCAAAGACGCCACCTGGAACGTGCCAGAGCCCGAACTGGCGTTAGTCATTTCTCCCCAGGGAAAGCTTTTAGGCTTCACGTTGGGTAACGATATGTCGTCGCGGGATATTGAAGGTGAAAACCCACTTTACCTGCCTCAGGCAAAGGTTTACGACGGTTCCTGTGCCATTGGTCCCACGATCGCACTGGTGGAAGGTTTCCCGGAACTGGCATCTGTTTCGATCGAACTGACCATCCAGCGTGGTGGGGAATCGGTTTTCACTGGCAGCACCACCTTAGATATGCTGGTCCGCACCCCGGAAGAGTTAATCGGTTGGTTATATAAGGAACTGAGCTTCCCACGTGGGGCAATATTGCTGACAGGCACCGGAATTGTGCCACCTGATCAATTTACGCTGCAAGCGAACGACCACGTTTCCATTCACCTGGCTGAAATCGGCACTCTGTCGAATGTAGTGGCGTAA
- a CDS encoding NUDIX hydrolase → MAKKKLNYSYEFPRPGFATDIVLITLERNPRVLLIQRNAEPFAGMWALPGGFVEENERIVDAARRELQEETGLTGIELEQLHTFGDPGRDPRGWSISVAYLARVHPKLLKPKAGDDASAAEWHPLRKLPPLAFDHHDIIQRAMVRMQDRADG, encoded by the coding sequence ATGGCAAAAAAGAAGCTGAATTATTCCTACGAATTTCCACGCCCAGGCTTTGCCACAGATATTGTGCTGATTACTTTGGAACGTAATCCCAGGGTATTGCTGATTCAACGCAACGCAGAACCTTTTGCCGGCATGTGGGCGTTACCAGGCGGATTTGTGGAAGAAAACGAGCGAATTGTTGATGCTGCCCGCAGAGAACTGCAGGAAGAAACCGGCCTGACCGGAATCGAGCTGGAGCAACTGCACACTTTTGGCGATCCCGGACGGGATCCCCGGGGCTGGTCGATCAGTGTGGCTTATCTTGCCCGCGTCCATCCGAAATTACTCAAACCCAAGGCCGGGGATGATGCTTCTGCTGCTGAATGGCATCCCTTACGCAAACTGCCCCCACTGGCGTTTGATCACCACGATATTATTCAGCGTGCAATGGTTCGGATGCAGGACCGTGCGGATGGGTAA
- a CDS encoding SUKH-4 family immunity protein, giving the protein MNETKWEASALANSNINESDAEYLATHGLPNLKHDNLEFAVDQLGTQPEGTDCHQVGTYGILNDVPLYVRESTAGVWSIDEDSNEFILVNSSVRSFAQFVSLRERYLLDMNKLLPAKVQEQFVLAIKAAMEDIDSAAFGESSLWGPFIDDICNQVAFYEEEF; this is encoded by the coding sequence ATGAACGAAACGAAGTGGGAAGCATCAGCGTTAGCGAATTCTAACATTAATGAATCTGACGCTGAGTATTTGGCGACACACGGCTTACCTAATCTGAAGCATGACAACTTGGAATTCGCTGTTGATCAGTTGGGAACGCAGCCAGAAGGGACAGATTGTCATCAAGTAGGGACATACGGGATTCTCAATGACGTTCCGTTGTATGTTCGAGAATCAACTGCGGGAGTGTGGTCAATTGACGAAGATTCAAACGAATTCATTCTTGTGAATTCGTCTGTACGATCGTTTGCTCAGTTTGTTTCCTTGAGAGAAAGATATCTTCTGGACATGAATAAATTGCTACCTGCAAAAGTGCAAGAGCAGTTTGTCCTGGCCATAAAGGCTGCAATGGAAGACATTGATTCAGCCGCATTTGGCGAGAGTTCCTTGTGGGGGCCGTTCATAGACGACATTTGTAATCAAGTAGCCTTCTACGAAGAAGAGTTTTAG